From the Selenomonas timonae genome, one window contains:
- the aroF gene encoding 3-deoxy-7-phosphoheptulonate synthase → MIVVMNPRATQENIELVTAKIEQAGLRTHLSKGEDRFIIGVIGDKKIIAGLEMNMMEGVEKTVRITEKYKLVSRDFHPSNSIVDVAGFPVGGEQLAIMAGPCSVESYDQLYEVAIKVKAAGAQFLRGGAFKPRTSPYDFQGLGLEGLKILRDVADKTDLRVVTEVVDKDDIELVAEYADLLQVGARNMQNFQMLKALGRTQTPVLFKRGLSATISEWLNAAEYIAAGGNGNIIFCERGIRTYETYTRNTMDLNAVAALKELTHFPVIADPSHGTGRWQMVRPLARASVAVGADGLIIEVHCHPECALSDGDQSLVPRNFEQLMDEVRQIAPAVGRHA, encoded by the coding sequence ATGATTGTCGTTATGAATCCAAGAGCCACACAGGAGAATATTGAGCTGGTCACGGCGAAGATCGAACAGGCAGGGCTTCGCACACATCTGTCGAAGGGGGAGGATCGCTTTATCATCGGTGTGATTGGCGATAAGAAGATCATCGCGGGGCTTGAGATGAACATGATGGAAGGCGTTGAGAAAACGGTTCGTATCACAGAAAAGTATAAGCTTGTCAGCCGCGATTTCCATCCGTCAAACTCCATTGTGGACGTCGCGGGTTTCCCCGTCGGCGGCGAGCAGCTTGCCATCATGGCGGGACCCTGCTCGGTCGAGAGTTACGATCAGCTCTATGAAGTTGCGATCAAGGTCAAGGCGGCCGGTGCTCAATTCCTGCGCGGTGGTGCATTCAAGCCGCGTACGAGCCCCTATGACTTCCAAGGACTCGGGCTGGAGGGGCTGAAGATCCTCCGCGATGTGGCGGATAAGACCGATCTGCGCGTCGTGACCGAGGTCGTGGACAAGGACGACATCGAACTCGTCGCAGAGTATGCCGATCTGTTGCAGGTCGGTGCGCGCAATATGCAGAATTTCCAGATGCTCAAGGCACTCGGCAGGACGCAGACGCCTGTGCTCTTCAAGCGCGGACTGTCCGCAACGATCAGCGAGTGGCTGAACGCCGCCGAGTACATTGCTGCGGGCGGGAACGGGAACATCATCTTCTGCGAGCGCGGAATCCGCACCTACGAGACCTATACGCGCAATACGATGGATCTCAACGCCGTTGCGGCGCTCAAGGAGCTCACACATTTTCCCGTCATTGCCGACCCCAGTCATGGGACGGGGCGTTGGCAGATGGTGCGCCCGCTCGCGCGTGCCTCCGTTGCCGTCGGGGCGGACGGCCTCATTATTGAGGTTCACTGCCACCCCGAATGCGCACTTTCGGACGGCGATCAGAGCCTTGTTCCACGCAACTTCGAGCAGCTGATGGATGAGGTGCGTCAGATCGCCCCCGCAGTCGGTCGGCACGCATGA
- a CDS encoding PFL family protein, whose product MITFDDIRETNRMITENRLDVRTITMGISLRDCPHPNIDKFCQNVYEKITRSAEYLVRTGEDIETEYGIPIINKRISVTPIAIAADACQTDSFVPVAEALDRAAKTVGVDFIGGFSALVEKGMTHGDRVLIDSIPQAMAATDIVCSSVNIGSTKAGINMDAVREMGDVIKRTAELTREQEAIGCAKIVVFCNAPGDNPFMAGAFHGVAEGDRVINVGVSGPGVVKHALEDLKGSDFTEIAETIKRTAFKITRVGQLVAREAARRLGVPFGIIDLSLAPTSEVGDSVARILEEMGLEACGAPGTTAALALLNDAVKKGGLMASSHVGGLSGAFIPVSEDEGMIDAVQRGSLSIEKLEAMTCVCSVGLDMIAIEGDTPAATIAAIIADEAAIGMVNNKTTAVRVIPVPGKKVGEGVSFGGLLGYSPIVPVRSGFSSAAFIARGGRIPAPTRSLTN is encoded by the coding sequence GTGATTACATTTGACGACATCCGTGAAACAAATCGGATGATTACGGAAAACCGTCTGGATGTGCGTACGATCACGATGGGGATTTCCCTGCGCGACTGTCCGCATCCGAACATTGACAAGTTCTGTCAAAATGTGTACGAGAAGATTACGCGCTCGGCGGAGTATCTCGTGCGCACGGGCGAGGACATCGAGACGGAGTACGGAATCCCCATCATCAACAAGCGCATCTCTGTCACGCCGATTGCGATTGCGGCAGACGCGTGCCAGACGGATTCCTTCGTCCCCGTGGCGGAGGCTCTTGACCGCGCGGCAAAGACGGTTGGCGTCGACTTCATCGGCGGCTTTTCCGCACTTGTCGAAAAAGGAATGACGCACGGCGACCGCGTGCTCATCGACTCGATTCCGCAGGCGATGGCGGCGACGGATATTGTCTGCTCCTCGGTGAACATCGGCTCGACGAAGGCGGGCATCAATATGGATGCTGTGCGCGAGATGGGCGATGTGATCAAGCGTACGGCGGAGCTGACACGCGAACAGGAGGCAATTGGCTGCGCAAAGATTGTCGTGTTCTGCAACGCGCCGGGGGACAACCCGTTCATGGCGGGGGCGTTCCACGGCGTCGCCGAGGGTGACCGCGTCATCAATGTCGGGGTCAGCGGCCCCGGCGTCGTGAAGCACGCGCTTGAGGATCTCAAGGGCTCGGATTTCACGGAGATTGCGGAGACGATCAAGCGCACGGCGTTCAAGATTACGCGCGTGGGGCAGCTCGTTGCGCGCGAGGCTGCGCGCCGCCTCGGTGTGCCGTTCGGCATCATCGACCTCTCGCTTGCGCCGACCTCGGAGGTCGGCGACAGTGTGGCGCGCATTCTTGAGGAAATGGGGCTGGAGGCGTGCGGTGCACCGGGCACGACGGCGGCACTGGCGCTGCTCAATGACGCGGTCAAGAAGGGCGGTCTTATGGCGAGTTCCCACGTCGGCGGGCTCTCGGGTGCATTCATCCCCGTGAGTGAGGATGAGGGCATGATCGATGCCGTACAGCGCGGCAGCCTCTCGATTGAAAAGCTCGAGGCGATGACCTGCGTCTGCTCGGTCGGGCTCGATATGATCGCAATCGAGGGCGATACGCCCGCCGCGACGATTGCGGCAATCATTGCGGACGAAGCGGCAATCGGCATGGTGAACAACAAGACGACGGCGGTGCGCGTCATCCCTGTGCCCGGCAAGAAGGTCGGCGAGGGCGTATCGTTTGGCGGGCTCCTCGGCTATTCGCCGATTGTGCCCGTGCGCAGCGGATTCAGCTCGGCAGCCTTCATTGCGCGCGGCGGGCGGATTCCGGCGCCTACGAGGTCGCTGACGAACTGA
- a CDS encoding 4Fe-4S binding protein, protein MRTRGKRWYQYFWIFSIVYFSLGFVNILFAWLGMICFLTPLAFALVAGNKDYCNHYCDRGQLFQLLGSRLHLSARNELPMWLRSRRFRYGFLAFFLTMFANVMVVSYHAAAGVPLRETVTLFWLFDVPWGWAYSGDGAPWAAQFAFGFYSLMLTSAIIGILMMLRYRPRAWCVICPMGTMTQAICRAKASGTEEAAVLGSRCICSND, encoded by the coding sequence ATGAGGACGAGGGGCAAGCGATGGTATCAATATTTTTGGATCTTCTCCATCGTGTATTTCTCACTGGGCTTTGTCAATATTCTGTTCGCATGGCTCGGTATGATCTGCTTTCTCACACCGCTCGCCTTTGCTTTGGTAGCGGGAAACAAGGATTACTGCAATCACTACTGTGATCGTGGACAGCTCTTTCAGCTGCTCGGCAGCCGTCTGCATCTTTCCGCACGAAATGAACTGCCAATGTGGCTGCGCAGTCGGCGCTTCCGCTATGGATTCTTGGCGTTCTTTCTGACCATGTTTGCCAATGTGATGGTTGTAAGCTATCATGCGGCGGCAGGTGTTCCTCTGCGGGAGACGGTGACACTGTTCTGGCTGTTTGATGTGCCGTGGGGCTGGGCGTACAGCGGAGATGGCGCACCGTGGGCTGCACAGTTCGCCTTCGGCTTCTACAGCCTCATGCTGACCTCGGCAATCATCGGCATTTTGATGATGCTGCGCTATCGTCCGCGTGCATGGTGTGTCATCTGTCCGATGGGAACGATGACACAGGCAATCTGCCGTGCAAAGGCATCGGGGACGGAAGAAGCAGCGGTTCTGGGCTCGCGATGTATTTGCTCGAATGACTGA
- a CDS encoding 4Fe-4S binding protein: MNVLQRSCVPCSVGQTRRGRLMGTRKRPLPVVECGSCVACGTCQSVCPRGAISVRRGLYAVVDPARCVGCGMCSRECPAEIIRMEVCT; this comes from the coding sequence ATGAACGTGTTGCAAAGATCTTGCGTGCCCTGCTCTGTGGGGCAGACGAGGAGGGGGCGGCTCATGGGGACGAGGAAGCGGCCACTCCCTGTTGTTGAATGCGGAAGCTGCGTTGCCTGTGGAACGTGTCAGAGTGTGTGCCCACGTGGAGCAATCTCCGTTAGGCGCGGGCTCTATGCGGTGGTCGATCCTGCACGCTGCGTCGGTTGCGGTATGTGCAGTCGTGAGTGTCCGGCGGAGATCATACGAATGGAGGTGTGCACATGA
- a CDS encoding ArsR/SmtB family transcription factor encodes MVIEDRERLEEAAEFLRALAHPVRLCIVRRLLREGSCNVSYMQDCLDAPQSTVSQHLSKLRQAGLIRGERSGLEVAYQLKDERVAKILRALLCGADEEGAAHGDEEAATPCC; translated from the coding sequence ATGGTAATTGAGGATCGAGAGCGTCTTGAGGAGGCTGCGGAATTTCTCCGTGCATTGGCACATCCCGTACGCCTCTGTATTGTGCGGCGGCTTCTGCGTGAGGGGAGCTGTAATGTCTCCTATATGCAGGATTGTCTGGATGCGCCGCAGTCCACGGTATCGCAGCATCTGAGCAAGCTGCGCCAGGCGGGGCTGATCCGTGGAGAACGCAGCGGGCTCGAGGTTGCCTATCAGTTGAAGGATGAACGTGTTGCAAAGATCTTGCGTGCCCTGCTCTGTGGGGCAGACGAGGAGGGGGCGGCTCATGGGGACGAGGAAGCGGCCACTCCCTGTTGTTGA
- a CDS encoding ACT domain-containing protein — MKLVVTIVGRDQVGIVAMVSGILAEQRVNIMNVNQNIMDGFFNMVMIAEMPDDAEIRLKDLQELLRKKGEERGLEIKLQHQEIFQVMHSI, encoded by the coding sequence ATGAAGCTGGTTGTGACGATTGTCGGACGAGATCAGGTTGGTATTGTGGCGATGGTGAGCGGGATTCTCGCCGAGCAGCGCGTGAATATCATGAATGTGAATCAGAATATCATGGACGGTTTCTTCAACATGGTCATGATTGCCGAGATGCCGGATGATGCGGAGATCCGCCTGAAGGATTTGCAGGAACTCCTGCGGAAGAAGGGCGAGGAGCGCGGTCTGGAGATCAAGCTCCAACATCAGGAGATCTTTCAGGTCATGCACAGCATTTGA
- a CDS encoding FAD-dependent oxidoreductase — protein MSKYIIVGGVAGGATAAARLRRLDETAEIILFERGEDISFANCGLPYYVGDVIAERGDLLLQTPEKFRGMYNVDVRVCSEVTRVDTENRTVEVRSADGVYTENYDALLLSPGAKPLRPPIPGINHPRIATLRSVQDADRIRSLVGTGGSVVVVGGGFIGVELAENLRERGLSVTLVEAMPHILPIFDTDMISLLEDELRRHGVELALGDGVAGFEEQEDGGICVRLSSGRTVHGDFVALAIGVRPDTAFLDGSGIALGERGHILVNEYMQTNIPHVYAVGDAVLTRSAQTGKATALPLAGPANRQARLAADRMAGEARAYRGVVGTAALKVFGLTAAATGQNERALQSAGMVYGKDYRFTVIFPRHHVAYYPGAKELALKLIFRLSDGVVLGAQAIGAEGVDKRIDVLASAIGRSLTVADLEEFELSYAPPYSAAKDPVNMAGYAAENILLGRSIPLLPHELSAELAAGARLIDVRPPEEYHAGEIAGAQRIPLPRLRERLHEFDPQVPIVVCCKMGLRGYLAEQILRAHGFSVKNMVGGYTYMKMQHEERN, from the coding sequence GTGAGCAAATATATCATTGTGGGCGGTGTTGCCGGCGGAGCAACGGCCGCCGCGCGTCTGCGGCGTCTGGATGAGACAGCGGAGATCATTCTGTTTGAGCGTGGGGAGGATATCTCCTTTGCAAACTGTGGGCTTCCGTACTATGTGGGCGATGTCATCGCTGAGCGGGGGGACTTGCTCCTCCAAACTCCTGAGAAGTTCCGTGGGATGTATAACGTCGACGTGCGTGTGTGCAGTGAGGTCACACGTGTGGATACGGAAAATCGTACCGTAGAGGTGCGCTCTGCGGACGGCGTATATACGGAAAATTATGATGCGCTGCTGCTTTCACCGGGAGCAAAGCCGCTGCGTCCGCCAATCCCCGGCATCAATCATCCGCGTATTGCGACGCTGCGCAGTGTGCAGGATGCGGATCGCATTCGTTCCCTCGTCGGTACGGGCGGCAGCGTTGTTGTGGTCGGCGGCGGCTTCATCGGCGTGGAGCTTGCGGAAAATCTGCGTGAGCGAGGGCTGTCTGTTACTCTGGTCGAGGCGATGCCGCATATCCTTCCGATCTTTGACACAGATATGATTTCGCTGCTTGAGGATGAGCTGCGTAGGCACGGCGTAGAGCTTGCACTTGGGGATGGCGTTGCCGGATTTGAGGAGCAGGAGGACGGTGGGATCTGCGTACGTCTTTCCAGTGGGCGTACGGTACATGGGGATTTCGTCGCGCTTGCGATCGGCGTGCGTCCCGATACCGCGTTCCTCGACGGGAGCGGCATTGCGCTCGGGGAGCGCGGGCACATTCTTGTCAATGAATATATGCAGACCAATATCCCTCATGTCTATGCTGTTGGGGATGCGGTGCTGACTCGCTCCGCACAGACGGGAAAAGCGACGGCACTCCCGCTCGCAGGTCCTGCGAATCGGCAGGCACGTCTGGCTGCGGATCGTATGGCAGGGGAGGCGCGTGCCTATCGCGGTGTAGTGGGAACTGCCGCGCTCAAGGTATTTGGTCTTACGGCAGCGGCAACGGGGCAGAACGAGCGAGCCCTCCAGTCAGCAGGGATGGTATACGGAAAGGATTATCGCTTTACGGTGATTTTCCCCCGCCATCATGTGGCCTATTATCCGGGGGCAAAGGAGCTTGCACTCAAGCTGATTTTCCGTCTTTCGGATGGTGTTGTACTGGGGGCGCAGGCAATCGGTGCAGAGGGCGTGGACAAGCGCATCGATGTTCTTGCCTCTGCCATCGGGCGGTCGCTCACGGTTGCGGATTTGGAAGAGTTTGAGCTGTCCTATGCACCGCCGTATTCCGCAGCGAAAGATCCCGTGAATATGGCCGGCTATGCAGCAGAAAATATTCTGCTGGGCAGGAGTATTCCGCTTCTCCCGCACGAGCTTTCGGCGGAACTTGCGGCAGGGGCAAGGCTCATCGACGTTCGCCCACCGGAGGAATATCATGCGGGCGAGATTGCAGGAGCGCAGCGCATTCCTTTGCCTCGGCTGCGCGAGCGTCTGCATGAATTCGACCCGCAGGTACCGATCGTCGTCTGCTGCAAGATGGGGCTGCGCGGCTATCTTGCAGAGCAGATTCTGCGGGCACACGGGTTTTCCGTAAAAAATATGGTTGGCGGCTATACTTACATGAAGATGCAGCATGAGGAGAGAAATTAA
- a CDS encoding dicarboxylate/amino acid:cation symporter — translation MAEQKNAAPVRDEVEQKAQAALSAAKLNNQKRQVVLWIGALIVGGILGWVNVPVLNELFNFIATVFTRLFQFVAVPTIALAVITTLAALGTKRDTGRIFAHAVTYTLLTTVCAAAVGLALFLWLAPANLPTEVVGAGASDVPGKLEGLSYYDHFLSIVPNNVLAPFVSGNVLSVMLVAAAVGLGLAFAPKTENREMLLKGIHGLQELLFTLIRGLLTVLPIGILAFAAQLAAQIEAGVIVGSLGVYTAVVIGGNLIQFFVVIPFFLAVRGLNPVRVFRQMAPAVAVALFTKSSAGTLPVTLASAEQRLGAHPSVARFVLPICTTINMNGCAAFILVTSLYVMQNAGMELTLGTMVSWLFIAVLAAVGNAGVPMGCYFLTLSLMASIGAPVGLMGIILPIYSVIDMIETAENVWSDSAVCAITNHELADTLADDEELAPTA, via the coding sequence ATGGCAGAGCAAAAAAATGCTGCGCCTGTGCGTGATGAGGTGGAGCAGAAAGCGCAGGCGGCGCTTTCTGCGGCGAAATTGAACAATCAGAAGAGACAGGTTGTGCTTTGGATTGGTGCGCTCATCGTTGGCGGCATACTAGGTTGGGTGAATGTACCCGTACTGAATGAGCTGTTTAACTTTATTGCGACAGTATTCACGCGTCTGTTCCAGTTCGTTGCCGTGCCGACCATTGCACTCGCTGTTATCACGACGCTTGCGGCACTTGGAACGAAGCGGGATACAGGACGAATCTTTGCACATGCTGTTACCTATACGCTGCTTACAACTGTGTGTGCAGCGGCGGTGGGGCTTGCACTCTTCCTTTGGCTCGCACCTGCGAATCTGCCGACCGAGGTTGTCGGCGCAGGCGCGTCGGATGTACCTGGGAAACTTGAAGGGCTGTCCTACTACGATCACTTCCTTTCCATTGTACCGAACAATGTGCTTGCGCCATTTGTCTCGGGCAATGTGCTCTCCGTTATGCTTGTTGCGGCGGCGGTGGGGCTTGGACTCGCCTTTGCACCCAAAACGGAGAATCGCGAGATGCTCCTGAAAGGGATTCACGGCTTGCAGGAACTGCTCTTTACCCTGATTCGCGGGCTGCTGACGGTGCTGCCTATTGGGATTCTCGCCTTTGCCGCACAGCTTGCGGCGCAGATTGAGGCGGGCGTTATCGTCGGATCTCTGGGTGTCTACACCGCTGTTGTCATTGGAGGAAATCTGATTCAGTTCTTTGTTGTGATTCCATTCTTCCTCGCCGTGCGTGGCTTGAATCCCGTACGCGTTTTCCGTCAGATGGCTCCCGCTGTCGCAGTTGCGCTCTTTACAAAGAGTTCGGCAGGCACACTGCCCGTAACGCTCGCCTCGGCGGAGCAGCGCCTTGGTGCGCATCCGTCCGTTGCGCGCTTCGTCCTGCCTATCTGCACGACGATCAATATGAACGGCTGCGCCGCATTCATCCTCGTGACATCGCTCTATGTCATGCAGAACGCGGGGATGGAGCTGACGCTCGGCACGATGGTCAGCTGGCTCTTCATTGCTGTACTGGCCGCTGTAGGCAATGCGGGCGTACCGATGGGCTGCTACTTCCTGACACTCTCGCTCATGGCGTCGATTGGTGCGCCCGTCGGACTCATGGGCATCATCCTGCCGATCTACTCCGTCATCGACATGATCGAGACGGCGGAGAATGTCTGGTCGGATTCGGCTGTGTGCGCGATCACGAATCACGAGCTGGCGGATACGCTTGCAGACGATGAGGAACTTGCTCCGACTGCCTGA
- the lexA gene encoding transcriptional repressor LexA, whose protein sequence is MKKTRISTRRQSEILQYIKDFLVEKGYPPSVREIGTAVGLKSSSTVHRYLAMLEENGAIRRDATKPRAIDIMGENPWGRTLPVPLVGTVTAGEPILAEQNVEEVFSFPRALLGTSEDVFMLRIQGDSMINVGIFDGDFVLVRQQPTANNGDIVVALIDGESATVKRFFREKTCIRLQPENDSMEPFYETDVQILGKVIGLYRHI, encoded by the coding sequence GTGAAGAAAACCAGAATCTCCACACGGCGTCAATCCGAGATCTTGCAGTACATCAAGGATTTCTTGGTCGAGAAGGGCTATCCGCCCTCGGTGCGCGAGATCGGAACAGCCGTCGGACTGAAGTCCAGTTCGACCGTACATCGCTATCTCGCCATGCTCGAGGAGAACGGCGCGATTCGACGCGATGCGACGAAGCCGCGTGCGATCGACATCATGGGCGAGAACCCGTGGGGGCGTACGCTCCCTGTGCCGCTTGTCGGCACGGTGACAGCAGGTGAGCCGATTCTCGCGGAGCAGAACGTCGAGGAGGTCTTCTCCTTCCCGCGCGCGCTGCTTGGAACCTCGGAGGATGTATTCATGCTGCGCATACAGGGCGACAGCATGATCAACGTCGGCATCTTCGACGGGGACTTCGTGCTCGTGCGCCAGCAGCCGACGGCGAACAACGGGGATATCGTCGTGGCGTTGATTGACGGCGAGTCGGCGACGGTGAAGCGCTTCTTCCGCGAGAAGACCTGCATACGCCTGCAGCCGGAGAACGACTCGATGGAGCCGTTCTACGAGACGGATGTGCAGATTCTCGGCAAGGTCATCGGACTCTATCGTCACATTTGA
- the nth gene encoding endonuclease III produces the protein MRVTKAIKAEQLHILRTLYPNAKPALEFKTPFELLIAVILSAQCTDVRVNIVTSRLFPRANTPEAIAALGQEQLEAAIHDCGFFRMKAKHILETCDILLQEYGGEVPADFEALQRLPGVGRKTANVVMSVAFHAPAIAVDTHVFRVANRLRLAVGKTPLEVEKGLQKAIPREDWSDAHHWLILHGRQRCKARKPLCGECPLAPVCPSAI, from the coding sequence ATGAGAGTAACGAAAGCCATCAAGGCGGAGCAGCTCCACATCCTCCGCACTCTCTATCCCAATGCAAAGCCTGCGCTGGAATTCAAGACGCCGTTCGAACTCCTCATTGCGGTGATTCTCTCAGCGCAGTGTACGGATGTGCGCGTGAATATTGTGACGAGCAGACTCTTTCCGCGTGCGAATACACCGGAGGCAATTGCCGCGCTTGGGCAGGAACAGCTCGAGGCAGCGATTCACGACTGCGGATTCTTCCGCATGAAGGCGAAACACATTTTGGAGACCTGTGACATCCTCCTGCAGGAGTATGGCGGCGAGGTTCCGGCAGACTTTGAGGCCTTGCAGCGTCTCCCGGGCGTCGGACGCAAGACGGCAAATGTCGTGATGAGCGTCGCCTTTCACGCACCCGCGATTGCCGTCGACACCCATGTCTTTCGCGTGGCGAACCGTCTGCGGCTTGCAGTCGGCAAGACGCCGCTCGAGGTGGAGAAGGGGCTGCAAAAGGCAATCCCGCGTGAGGATTGGAGCGATGCGCATCACTGGCTGATCCTGCACGGACGTCAGCGCTGCAAGGCGCGCAAGCCGCTCTGCGGGGAGTGCCCGCTCGCACCGGTCTGTCCGAGTGCCATTTAA
- a CDS encoding prephenate dehydrogenase, which translates to MMQTKLAIIGVGLIGGSLGLALKDALGEDIHITGLCRTETSMCAAMACGAVDFASSDLKEVVGEADIVYLSPPVLQIVPMVERILPYLKDGAILTDAGSTKGYIYEALHRILPPHVYYVPGHPMTGREKSGVEAATKDLFVGKAYVIIDDETVPQKVKERLMALLRHTRANFTTLDLAQHDRCAAVISHVPHLAAAALVTLLNRSGDDLDSCLKLIGGGFKDTTRIASSNADMWADICMTNGVPIADSLRELQAILGEVITAVECGDRQAVHDYFAASKERRDSILHDAEQKFDTN; encoded by the coding sequence ATGATGCAGACAAAGCTCGCCATCATCGGCGTCGGTCTCATCGGCGGCTCGCTCGGGCTCGCGCTCAAGGACGCGCTTGGTGAGGACATCCATATCACAGGACTCTGCCGCACGGAGACATCCATGTGCGCGGCAATGGCGTGCGGTGCCGTGGACTTTGCCTCATCCGATCTGAAAGAAGTGGTGGGGGAGGCGGATATTGTATACCTCAGCCCGCCCGTCCTTCAGATTGTGCCGATGGTCGAGCGCATCCTGCCCTATCTGAAAGACGGTGCGATCCTCACCGACGCAGGCAGCACGAAGGGCTATATCTACGAGGCTCTGCATAGGATTCTGCCCCCGCATGTGTACTATGTGCCGGGGCATCCGATGACGGGGCGTGAAAAGAGCGGCGTCGAGGCGGCGACGAAAGACCTTTTTGTAGGAAAAGCATATGTCATCATCGACGACGAGACGGTGCCGCAGAAGGTCAAAGAGCGATTGATGGCGCTCCTGAGGCATACGCGCGCGAACTTCACGACGCTTGATCTCGCACAGCATGACCGCTGCGCCGCCGTTATCAGCCACGTGCCGCATCTTGCGGCGGCGGCGCTCGTCACACTGCTGAACCGTAGCGGCGATGATCTGGACTCCTGCCTGAAGCTCATCGGCGGCGGATTCAAGGACACCACGCGCATTGCGTCGTCCAACGCGGATATGTGGGCGGACATCTGTATGACGAACGGCGTGCCGATTGCGGACTCGCTGCGTGAGCTGCAGGCAATCCTCGGCGAGGTCATCACAGCGGTTGAGTGCGGGGATCGACAGGCGGTGCACGATTATTTTGCCGCATCGAAGGAGCGCCGCGACAGTATTCTGCACGATGCAGAACAAAAATTTGATACGAATTGA
- a CDS encoding N-acetyltransferase, which translates to MIYRKARFDDIESIYGLVHIYAAQGEMLPRSRNTLYENLRDMVVAEADDTVVGVGALHIMWDRLAEVRMMAIAPEHTRQGIGAEIVRRLLAEGDALGIEKVFTLTYKPDFFRKLGFIRISREELPQKVWKECIDCPKYPNCDEIAMIKV; encoded by the coding sequence ATGATTTACCGAAAGGCACGGTTTGATGATATTGAGTCCATCTACGGACTCGTGCATATCTATGCAGCACAGGGAGAGATGCTCCCGCGCTCGCGCAATACGCTCTATGAGAATCTCCGCGATATGGTTGTGGCGGAGGCAGACGACACTGTCGTCGGTGTCGGAGCACTGCACATCATGTGGGATCGGCTCGCCGAGGTGCGCATGATGGCGATTGCGCCCGAACATACGCGGCAGGGGATCGGTGCAGAGATTGTGCGCCGCTTGCTCGCGGAGGGGGATGCGCTCGGCATCGAGAAGGTGTTCACGCTCACCTATAAGCCCGACTTTTTCCGCAAGCTCGGCTTCATCCGCATCAGCCGGGAGGAACTGCCGCAGAAGGTTTGGAAAGAGTGCATTGACTGCCCGAAGTATCCGAACTGTGACGAAATTGCTATGATCAAGGTATGA